One genomic segment of Brassica napus cultivar Da-Ae chromosome A3, Da-Ae, whole genome shotgun sequence includes these proteins:
- the LOC106431918 gene encoding hydroxyproline O-arabinosyltransferase 3 isoform X2, with protein MGKASSLLLFLLGFGFFVVTYNLMTLIVHNRSGSVSSPLLDPVVQMPNRKAKTSSPAPFHVALTATDAPYNKWQCRIMYYWYKQKKALPGSDMGGFTRILHSGNRDNLMDEIPTFVVDPLPPGLDRGYVVLNRPWAFVQWLERATIEEDYVLMAEPDHVFVNPLPNLAVGGFPAAFPFFYITPEKYENIVRKYYPVEMGPVSNIDPIGNSPVIISKESLEKIAPTWMNVSLTMKNDPDTDKAFGWVLEMYGYAVASALHGVRHILRKDFMLQPPWDLSTKGKFIIHYTYGCDYNMKGELTYGKIGEWRFDKRSHLRGPPPRNISMPPPGVPESVEFKISHTW; from the exons ATGGGAAAAGCATCCTCTCTGCTTCTCTTTCTGTTAGGTTTCGGTTTCTTTGTTGTCACATACAATCTTATGACCCTTATAGTCCACAATAGATCTGGTAGTGTGAGTAGTCCGCTTCTAGATCCCGTTGTTCAGATGCCTAACAGAAAGGCCAAGACTTCTTCTCCAGCGCCCTTTCACGTTGCCTTGACAGCTACCGACGCTCCTTATAACAAGTGGCAGTGTCGTATTATGTATTATTGGTATAAGCAGAAGAAAGCTCTTCCTGGTTCTGACATGGGAGGGTTCACTCGCATTTTGCATTCTGGGAATCGTGATAACTTGATGGATGAGATACCGACGTTTGTTGTTGACCCTCTTCCTCCAGGTCTTGATAGG GGGTATGTTGTGTTAAATAGACCGTGGGCGTTTGTGCAATGGCTTGAAAGAGCTACCATCGAGGAAGA CTATGTGCTGATGGCAGAGCCTGATCATGTATTTGTTAACCCTCTTCCCAACTTGGCTGTTGGAGGATTCCCAGCCGCTTTTCCGTTTTTCTATATTACGCCTGAAAAGTACGAGAACATTGTCAGAAAGTATTATCCTGTGGAGATGGGCCCGGTATCGAACATCGATCCCATAGGCAATTCTCCTGTTATTATAAGCAAG GAATCACTTGAAAAGATTGCTCCTACATGGATGAATGTCTCTCTAACAATGAAAAATGATCCAGATACTGATAAGGCTTTTGGATGGGTGTTGGAAAT GTACGGTTACGCAGTTGCCTCTGCTCTGCATGGGGTGAGGCACATACTTAGAAAGGACTTCATGCTTCAG CCTCCATGGGATTTGTCTACCAAGGGCAAGTTTATCATCCATTACACTTATGGATGCGACTACAACATGAAG GGTGAGCTGACATATGGCAAAATAGGAGAGTGGCGTTTCGATAAGAGATCACATCTACGAGGTCCTCCTCCGAGAAACATTTCCATGCCGCCTCCCGGTGTTCCAGAAAGTGTG GAGTTTAAGATTTCTCATACATGGTAA
- the LOC106431935 gene encoding ADP,ATP carrier protein 2, mitochondrial: protein MVEQTQQPTIFQKASGQILRSGVSQDIHGYASGFQRRATYGNYSNAAFQYPLAATSRIVATTSPVFVQAPGEKGFSSFAIDFLMGGVSAAVSKTAAAPIERVKLLIQNQDEMLKAGRLSEPYKGIGDCFGRTIKDEGFGSLWRGNTANVIRYFPTQALNFAFKDYFKRLFNFKKDKDGYWKWFAGNLGSGGAAGASSLLFVYSLDYARTRLANDSKAAKKGGERQFNGLVDVYKKTLKSDGIAGLYRGFNISCVGIIVYRGLYFGLYDSLKPLLPADLQDSFFASFALGWLITNGAGLASYPIDTVRRRMMMTSGEAVKYKSSMDAFQQILKKEGPKSLFKGAGANILRAIAGAGVLSGYDKLQLLLLGKKFGSGSG, encoded by the exons ATGGTTGAACAGACTCAGCAGCCCACGATTTTCCAGAAGGCTTCTGGCCAGATCTTGCGTTCCGGTGTTTCCCAGGACATCCATGGCTACGCATCTGGTTTCCAGAGGCGTGCAACGTACGGAAACTACTCCAACGCCGCGTTCCAGTACCCTCTTGCCGCTACTTCCAGGATTGTGGCGACCACTTCCCCTGTGTTCGTCCAGGCTCCAGGAGAGAAAGGATTCTCTAGCTTTGCTATTGATTTCTTGATGGGTGGTGTTTCCGCTGCTGTGTCCAAGACCGCTGCTGCTCCCATCGAGCGtgtcaagcttttgattcagaATCAGGATGAGATGCTTAAGGCTGGTAGGCTCTCTGAGCCTTACAAGGGTATTGGTGACTGTTTCGGCAGGACTATCAAGGATGAGGGTTTTGGTTCCTTGTGGAGAGGAAACACTGCTAACGTTATCCGTTACTTCCCCACTCAG GCCTTGAACTTTGCCTTCAAAGATTACTTCAAGAGGCTTttcaacttcaagaaagacaaggATGGCTACTGGAAGTGGTTTGCTGGTAACTTGGGATCTGGAGGTGCTGCTGGTGCTTCTTCACTTCTCTTTGTGTACTCTCTTGACTATGCACGTACCCGTCTCGCCAATGACTCCAAGGCAGCCAAGAAGGGAGGTGAAAGGCAGTTCAATGGTCTTGTCGATGTCTACAAGAAGACCCTCAAGTCTGATGGTATCGCTGGACTCTACCGTGGATTCAACATCTCCTGTGTTGGTATCATCGTCTACCGTGGTCTCTACTTTGGACTCTACGACTCTTTGAAGCCTCTCCTCCCTGCTGACCTCCAG GACAGCTTCTTCGCTAGCTTTGCCCTTGGATGGCTCATCACCAACGGAGCTGGTCTTGCATCCTACCCCATTGACACTGTTCGTAGAAGAATGATGATGACGTCAGGTGAAGCCGTGAAGTACAAGAGTTCGATGGATGCCTTCCAGCAGATTCTCAAGAAGGAAGGACCCAAGTCACTCTTCAAGGGTGCTGGTGCCAACATCCTGCGTGCCATTGCTGGTGCTGGTGTGCTCTCTGGATACGACAAGCTGCAGTTACTTCTTCTCGGAAAGAAGTTCGGATCTGGATCTGGTTAA
- the LOC106431918 gene encoding hydroxyproline O-arabinosyltransferase 3 isoform X1 produces the protein MGKASSLLLFLLGFGFFVVTYNLMTLIVHNRSGSVSSPLLDPVVQMPNRKAKTSSPAPFHVALTATDAPYNKWQCRIMYYWYKQKKALPGSDMGGFTRILHSGNRDNLMDEIPTFVVDPLPPGLDRGYVVLNRPWAFVQWLERATIEEDYVLMAEPDHVFVNPLPNLAVGGFPAAFPFFYITPEKYENIVRKYYPVEMGPVSNIDPIGNSPVIISKESLEKIAPTWMNVSLTMKNDPDTDKAFGWVLEMYGYAVASALHGVRHILRKDFMLQPPWDLSTKGKFIIHYTYGCDYNMKGELTYGKIGEWRFDKRSHLRGPPPRNISMPPPGVPESVVTLVKMVNEATANIPNWDTL, from the exons ATGGGAAAAGCATCCTCTCTGCTTCTCTTTCTGTTAGGTTTCGGTTTCTTTGTTGTCACATACAATCTTATGACCCTTATAGTCCACAATAGATCTGGTAGTGTGAGTAGTCCGCTTCTAGATCCCGTTGTTCAGATGCCTAACAGAAAGGCCAAGACTTCTTCTCCAGCGCCCTTTCACGTTGCCTTGACAGCTACCGACGCTCCTTATAACAAGTGGCAGTGTCGTATTATGTATTATTGGTATAAGCAGAAGAAAGCTCTTCCTGGTTCTGACATGGGAGGGTTCACTCGCATTTTGCATTCTGGGAATCGTGATAACTTGATGGATGAGATACCGACGTTTGTTGTTGACCCTCTTCCTCCAGGTCTTGATAGG GGGTATGTTGTGTTAAATAGACCGTGGGCGTTTGTGCAATGGCTTGAAAGAGCTACCATCGAGGAAGA CTATGTGCTGATGGCAGAGCCTGATCATGTATTTGTTAACCCTCTTCCCAACTTGGCTGTTGGAGGATTCCCAGCCGCTTTTCCGTTTTTCTATATTACGCCTGAAAAGTACGAGAACATTGTCAGAAAGTATTATCCTGTGGAGATGGGCCCGGTATCGAACATCGATCCCATAGGCAATTCTCCTGTTATTATAAGCAAG GAATCACTTGAAAAGATTGCTCCTACATGGATGAATGTCTCTCTAACAATGAAAAATGATCCAGATACTGATAAGGCTTTTGGATGGGTGTTGGAAAT GTACGGTTACGCAGTTGCCTCTGCTCTGCATGGGGTGAGGCACATACTTAGAAAGGACTTCATGCTTCAG CCTCCATGGGATTTGTCTACCAAGGGCAAGTTTATCATCCATTACACTTATGGATGCGACTACAACATGAAG GGTGAGCTGACATATGGCAAAATAGGAGAGTGGCGTTTCGATAAGAGATCACATCTACGAGGTCCTCCTCCGAGAAACATTTCCATGCCGCCTCCCGGTGTTCCAGAAAGTGTG GTGACTCTAGTGAAGATGGTGAATGAAGCTACAGCAAATATCCCTAACTGGGACACTCTCTAA